In one Brienomyrus brachyistius isolate T26 chromosome 5, BBRACH_0.4, whole genome shotgun sequence genomic region, the following are encoded:
- the LOC125742349 gene encoding fibroblast growth factor 21-like, with protein MFLSTFDTCLSITFFLFFLPLSLLFYLPDPNPLLSFSDHVRQRHLYTEDKRRGLFLEICPDGVVKGTPIQTENSVLQLKSVRAGETVIQALSSSLYLCANEKGHLKGQRIYTEADCTFKELLLEDGWCGGAPHPKRQKTS; from the exons ATGTTCCTCTCCACTTTTGACACCTGCCTCTCTATCACCTTTTTCCTCTTCTTCCTACCCCTCTCCCTCTTATTTTATCTTCCGGATCCAAACCCACTTCTGTCATTCAGTGATCATGTCAGACAGAGACACTTATACACAG AGGACAAAAGGCGTGGacttttcctggagatttgccCAGATGGCGTTGTGAAAGGGACCCCCATCCAGACGGAAAACA gtgtgcTCCAGCTGAAGTCTGTGAGAGCTGGAGAGACTGTCATCCAGGCATTGTCATCATCTCTCTACCTGTGTGCCAACGAGAAGGGACATCTCAAAGGGCAG CGGATATACACAGAAGCTGACTGCACCTTCAAGGAATTGTTGCTGGAGGATGG ATGGTGTGGGGGGGCACCACACCCCAAAAGACAGAAAACCTCCTAA